The sequence CCCCTCCTTATCAAGGAGGGGATTTTTTTGGGTTTTTGCTTACTTACTCCCCTCCTGTATTAGCAGGTGCTGGGGGTGGTATGCTTTTACAGGCACTCTTTCGGTGGTCAAAAAATTTAGCAACCAGCTTGCTATAAACTAACCCCTTTGCTACTATACTCCCGCTCAAAACAACCTTGATACCGAATTTTCGGTAATAAACAACAGGAGAACAGACATGTCCGAAAAGCATATCACCATCATCAGCCGGGAACTATCGATCAAACCTTACCAGGTTACCAGCGTAATCACCCTTTTTGACGAAGGGGGTACGGTTCCCTTTATAGCCAGATACCGAAAAGAAGCCACAGGAAGTCTCGATGAAGTACAAATCACGGCCATTCGCGACCGTCTGGAGCAGCTGAGGGAAATTGATAAACGACGCGAAGCAATTCTCAAATCACTGGAAGATCAGGAAGTCCTTAGTGATGAGTTAAAAGAAAAGGTAGAAGCTGCCACCACCCTGACGGAGCTTGAAGATATCTACCTCCCCTATCGCCCCAAAAGAAGAACACGGGCCACCATTGCCCGGGAAAAAGGGCTGGAGCCGCTGGCTGAGTTGATATTTGAACAAGGCAACGTTGATGTGAAAGAAGAGGCAGAGGCCTTTATCGACGCCGAAAAGGAAGTAGGCAGCATAGAAGACGCCCTGGCTGGAGCCCGTGATATTATGGCCGAATGGATTAATGAAAACCAGGAGGCCCGGCAAAAAATACGGGATCTCTTTTTTAAAGAAGGAAGAATTTCATCCCGCCTTATCATTGGCCGCGATGAAGAGGGAGCCAAGTTCCGAGATTATTTCGACTGGTCAGAGCCCCTGGCAAAAGCCCCCTCACACCGCGTTCTTGCCATGCGCCGTGGTGAAAAGGAGCTCTTTCTCGTCCTCAGTTTCAGGCCCGATGAAGAAAAAGCCATTAATATCCTGGAGAAGCTCTTTATCAAGGCAAACAATGCAGCTTCAGAAGAAGTAAAGCCGGCAGTAGCCGACAGCTACAAACGACTCCTTGCCAACTCCATGGAAACAGAAGTACGTCTGGCGACGAAAGAGAGGGCAGACGAGGGAGCAATCCACGTCTTCAGGGACAACCTGCGGGAACTTCTGCTCGCCTCCCCTCTGGGGCAGAAAAATGTGCTCGCCATCGATCCCGGATTCCGCACAGGCTGTAAGGTAGTTTGCCTCAACTCCCAGGGGAAGCTGCTTGTAAGCGACACCATTTATCCGCACAATTCGGAAAAGAATAAAAGCGAAGCGGGGCAAAAGATCCTTGCACTCTGCGAAAAATACACTATTGACGCCATTGCCATCGGTAACGGAACGGCGGGGCGCGAAACAGAGGCCTTTGTACGTTCCCTTACCCTCCCCCACTCTGTACAAATCGTTATGGTCAATGAAAGTGGTGCCTCCATCTACTCCGCTTCGGAAGTGGCACGGGAAGAATTTCCCCATCTCGACCTGACCGTACGTGGAACGGTCTCCATCGGGCGGCGCCTTATCGATCCGTTGGCCGAGCTTGTCAAGATCGACCCTAAATCAATCGGTGTGGGCCAATACCAGCATGACGTCGATCAAAGCGCTCTGAAAAAAAGCCTCGATGATGTAGTCATAAGCTCCGTCAACGCCGTCGGTGTGGAGATAAACAGCGCCAGCAAGCAGTTACTCACCTATGTAGCAGGTCTCGGCCCTCAGCTGGCAGGAAACATTATCGACTACCGTAACGAGGCGGGGCCATTCAAATCGAGGAAGGACTTTATGAAGGTACCCCGCCTCGGCGCAAAGGCCTTCGAGCAAGCCGCCGGCTTTTTGAGATTAAGGGGCGAAAACCCGCTAGACGCCAGCGCTGTCCATCCCGAATCCTACAATATTGTAGAGACTATGGCAAAGGATCTGGGCTGCCTGGTCAAAGACCTCATGAGCGATGAAGAGCTAAGAAAAAAGATCGATCTGGAAAAATACATAACTGAAACGGTAGGACGACCCACGCTGGAAGATATTATGGCCGAACTGGCAAAACCGGGCCGTGATCCGAGAAAGAGTTTTGAGGCCTTTGCCTTTGCCGAAGACATTGATAAACCGGAAGACCTGCAGGAGGGAATGAAACTTCCCGGTATCGTGACGAATGTAACGGCTTTCGGCGCCTTCGTCGATATCGGTGTTCATCAGGATGGTCTGGTCCATATTAGCGAGCTGTCCGATAATTTTGTTAAAAATCCGGCCGACGTCGTTAAAGTACAACAGAAAGTGATCGTATCCGTTTTGGAAGTTGACCTTAAAAGAAACCGCATTTCCCTCTCCATGAAAAGCACACCCGGGAAAAGCCCGGCGCCAAAGACGAAAAAGAAGGAAAGCCCCGGAAAAGTAAAAGATGGGAAAAAACAGACAAGGCACACTAAAAAACCCAAAGCGCCAAAACCGGCCTTTTCAAATAATCCCTTTGCGGCGGCTTTTAAAAAGTAGGGAAAAGAAGATTTATTATTTTATGGGCAAACCCTTATCTGCCCAAAGCACCCTGGCTGTTTTTCAATAATCGCTCCACTACCTGGCTGATTCTCGACGCGAGCAGGTCCGGCGTCGAACTAACGCCTTTATTCACATAGAGCGCAGGCTTGCAGAAAGACAGTACTTTCTTGAAATTTTCATCACACTTGTAGGCGGTAAAAAAAAGTATGGGAGCAGGCTTCATATGATGCGCCTTCTCGATGGCTCTCATGGCAATGGCTGCATTCGTGCCATTTAAAACAGGCATGGCAAGGTCGAGCACAACGAGAGAAAAAAAGGACTTTTCCATAATGCTTTTTGTAAAACAGGTAATAAAGTCTGAACCATCCCTGGATGCAACAACCTTCTTCGCCAGCTTGCTTTTAGTGAGCACATCCCCCAGCAGCTCCCTGATCATTGAAGAGTCGTCGCATATGAGGATCGATTCTACCGGACTGACCTCTTTTTTGCACTGGTCGACAACCAGCATTCCACAATGACTGCAAAGCAATTCCTCCGCCAGATCACCCGGCGCAGCCCCCTCCCTTTCCAGGACGAAAGTATCAACATTCTCCCCGCAACTGGGGCAAAACATCCTTTTAGCAGCCTCTCCCATTTTTAGCCTCCCTTTTCCTTGCAGTATATTATCCTGCGGTCCTGATTTCTTTATTTTAACAGGTTTTGGCGGGTATTGCAGGATGGAGTGCATTTAAAAAAAGCAGGAACGAATAAGGAGCAAAGAAATTTGAAGATCATTTCGATATTCAGATTGTAAGTATGGCCCTTTTTTACACATTTTTCAGCAGGCTGATCGACAATACCCTCATTCTTTTCCCTAATGAAGCCGTAAAATGGCGAAGTGAAACAAGTACTAGTCCCCCTCTATGATTCTGATTAATATTTTTTGCCCCGGATAAATAAGATCGGGATTTTTAATCTTGCTGTCGGCTGCAAGGCTGCGATAATCAAAAGGATTACCGGTCATGCTCTCGGCTATATCCCACAAGGTATCGCCCTTCCTGACTTTATATATGCGGGAACCTTTCGGTACTGTTTTTGTTCTTTTTAGGGAGATTTTATCTGTCAATGCCTCTATCTCCATTAGAAGGAACGTATCTTCCTCATTGCCTCCTTTGGCCTCAGCTGCAACGGAAGAGGGTTCTTCTTCAAGGCGGCCTATTTTCTGCCCTTTTTCTTCGCCTTCCCCTTTCACTCCCTCTGTCTCACTAAGTATGGGGGATCTCTCACCGGCACTCCCCCTTCCGGATATAACATCCTTCTTTATTATGCTTGCCTTTTCAATATCTCTGCCTGTGTCTTCAAATTGCATGACAACAAATAAGGCAAGCATCAGTAAAAAAAGGAGTAAACCATATATAAGCCATTTTCTGCCTTTATCGCCGGAAGCCCCATCTACAGGGGCGGGAGAAGGGCCGGAGGGAAGAGCCGTCGATTTCATCACTTCGCCGGGATCGCCCACCGATGTTAACCCGGCCTCTGGATACTCCACAGCACTAACAAGTTCAGCCGCTGCCTGCTCCTGCAATGGCTCCATTGTGCCACACTCGACATCAGCATCATCAGCCTCTCCTTCATC comes from Deltaproteobacteria bacterium and encodes:
- a CDS encoding response regulator; the protein is MGEAAKRMFCPSCGENVDTFVLEREGAAPGDLAEELLCSHCGMLVVDQCKKEVSPVESILICDDSSMIRELLGDVLTKSKLAKKVVASRDGSDFITCFTKSIMEKSFFSLVVLDLAMPVLNGTNAAIAMRAIEKAHHMKPAPILFFTAYKCDENFKKVLSFCKPALYVNKGVSSTPDLLASRISQVVERLLKNSQGALGR
- a CDS encoding LysM peptidoglycan-binding domain-containing protein, with protein sequence PGDGEEKKKESHGEARQFTGPAHIGIEAGEVPIASQGGLEETARQEEEEEMARGEREGLAAGLEEEGKSGIEGKEEAVEEPLSPVMKSDSAHKPAEGESGETAAIDGPETGEEGNGEEVSEKMTESEADGPGPAGEAGPEEEEAVQGEEEVVWAELEDEGEADDADVECGTMEPLQEQAAAELVSAVEYPEAGLTSVGDPGEVMKSTALPSGPSPAPVDGASGDKGRKWLIYGLLLFLLMLALFVVMQFEDTGRDIEKASIIKKDVISGRGSAGERSPILSETEGVKGEGEEKGQKIGRLEEEPSSVAAEAKGGNEEDTFLLMEIEALTDKISLKRTKTVPKGSRIYKVRKGDTLWDIAESMTGNPFDYRSLAADSKIKNPDLIYPGQKILIRIIEGD
- a CDS encoding RNA-binding transcriptional accessory protein; translated protein: MSEKHITIISRELSIKPYQVTSVITLFDEGGTVPFIARYRKEATGSLDEVQITAIRDRLEQLREIDKRREAILKSLEDQEVLSDELKEKVEAATTLTELEDIYLPYRPKRRTRATIAREKGLEPLAELIFEQGNVDVKEEAEAFIDAEKEVGSIEDALAGARDIMAEWINENQEARQKIRDLFFKEGRISSRLIIGRDEEGAKFRDYFDWSEPLAKAPSHRVLAMRRGEKELFLVLSFRPDEEKAINILEKLFIKANNAASEEVKPAVADSYKRLLANSMETEVRLATKERADEGAIHVFRDNLRELLLASPLGQKNVLAIDPGFRTGCKVVCLNSQGKLLVSDTIYPHNSEKNKSEAGQKILALCEKYTIDAIAIGNGTAGRETEAFVRSLTLPHSVQIVMVNESGASIYSASEVAREEFPHLDLTVRGTVSIGRRLIDPLAELVKIDPKSIGVGQYQHDVDQSALKKSLDDVVISSVNAVGVEINSASKQLLTYVAGLGPQLAGNIIDYRNEAGPFKSRKDFMKVPRLGAKAFEQAAGFLRLRGENPLDASAVHPESYNIVETMAKDLGCLVKDLMSDEELRKKIDLEKYITETVGRPTLEDIMAELAKPGRDPRKSFEAFAFAEDIDKPEDLQEGMKLPGIVTNVTAFGAFVDIGVHQDGLVHISELSDNFVKNPADVVKVQQKVIVSVLEVDLKRNRISLSMKSTPGKSPAPKTKKKESPGKVKDGKKQTRHTKKPKAPKPAFSNNPFAAAFKK